In Quercus robur chromosome 11, dhQueRobu3.1, whole genome shotgun sequence, the following proteins share a genomic window:
- the LOC126706267 gene encoding uncharacterized protein LOC126706267 encodes MADDLCSFTKDVFITKAPKKSPLVLRMIVLVFAMVCGVYICSICVKQISTRSKAGFLNIPVIQKACPEPNIEPWEIPYVHYPKPKTYSRAECACNPVRYFAILSMQRSGSGWFETLLNNHTNVSSNGEIFSVKVRRSNISTIVETLDKIYNLDWLSSASKNECTAAVGLKWMLNQGLMQHHTEIVEYFNTRGVSIIFLFRRNLLRRMISVLANLYDRDAKLLNGTHKSHVHSPHEADILAKYKPTINATLLIPNLKQVEETTAKALEYFNSTRHIILYYEDVVKNRTKLTDVQDFLKVPRRELKSRQVKIHKGSLSQQVENWDDLKKVINGTHYESFLQADYRK; translated from the exons ATGGCTGACGATCTCTGTTCCTTCACCAAG GATGTATTTATCACAAAGGCACCAAAAAAATCTCCGTTGGTGTTGAGGATGATTGTCTTGGTCTTTGCAATGGTATGTGGTGTGTATATATGCTCAATTTGTGTAAAGCAAATTAGCACACGCAGCAAGGCCGGATTTCTGAATATCCCAGTGATCCAAAAGGCGTGTCCAGAACCTAATATTGAACCATGGGAGATTCCTTATGTGCACtaccctaaacctaaaacttATAGCAG GGCTGAATGTGCATGTAATCCTGTGAGATATTTCGCCATTTTGTCAATGCAGAGATCCGGAAGTGGATGGTTTGAGACATTGTTAAACAATCATACTAACGTAAGCTCTAATGGGGAGATTTTCTCTGTTAAAGTTAGGAGGAGTAATATTTCAACAATCGTTGAGACTTTAGATAAAATCTATAATCTAGATTGGCTCAGTAGTGCTTCAAAGAATGAATGCACAGCTGCGGTTGGCTTAAAGTGGATGCTTAATCAG GGTCTCATGCAGCATCATACAGAAATAGTAGAGTACTTCAATACTCGGGGGGTTTCAATTATATTTCTCTTCCGAAGGAATCTACTGCGTAGGATGATTTCAGTTCTGGCAAATTTGTATGATCGAGATGCTAAGCTATTAAATGGGACCCACAAGTCTCATGTGCATTCCCCTCAtgag GCAGACATACTTGCAAAATACAAGCCCACAATCAATGCAACATTGCTGATACCCAATCTGAAGCAAGTAGAAGAGACTACTGCCAAAGCTTTGGAGTACTTCAATAGCACTCGGCACATCATCCTATACTATGAAGATGTAGTAAAAAACCGCACT AAGTTAACAGACGTTCAAGATTTCTTGAAGGTTCCACGTAGGGAATTAAAGAGTCGGCAGGTGAAGATACACAAAGGTTCTCTTTCTCAACAGGTTGAGAATTGGGATGATCTCAAAAAGGTGATCAACGGAACTCATTATGAAAGTTTCCTCCAAGCAGATTATCGAAAGTAA
- the LOC126706266 gene encoding polyadenylate-binding protein RBP47-like, which yields MAQQQTNGSADINTQPQQQQQQPQQQPQPQQQQHQQQWMQQQQHQQQQWMAMQYPAVAMAMMQQHQQQQMMMYNYMPYATAAAHPYHHQHQQQQQVHVQQQHHQNQNQGQKYQNQKQQQQQQQLGSTEEAKTIWIGDLHHWMDETYLHTCFSHTSEVSSAKVIRNKQTGQSEGYGFVEFYSHETAEKILQSYNGTVMPNTEQPFRLNWATFSAGDKRSEAGSDLSIFVGDLATDVTDTILQETFASRYPSVKGAKVVFDSNTGRSKGYGFVRFGDENERSRAITEMNGMYCSSRPMRVGVATPKKSSGYSSQAVVLAGGHASNGVITQGSQSDGESTNTTIFVGGLDSDVTDEDLRQPFSQFGEIVSVKIPIKKGCGFVQFANRKNAEDAMQSLNGAVIGKQTVRLSWGRSPASKQWRDHSNQWNGTHNGGQGYGGYGYAVPQTQGLGMYATAAVHGAS from the exons ATGGCTCAACAACAGACCAATGGTTCTGCTGATATAAATACACAGCCACAGCAGCAACAACAGCAGCCACAACaacagccacagccacaacaACAGCAGCATCAACAGCAGTGGatgcagcagcagcagcatcaGCAGCAACAATGGATGGCTATGCAGTATCCGGCGGTGGCGATGGCGATGATGCAGCAACATCAGCAGCAGCAAATGATGATGTACAATTACATGCCTTATGCTACTGCAGCTGCTCATCCTTATCATCATCAGCATCAGCAACAACAGCAAGTTCATGTTCAACAACAACACCATCAGAATCAGAATCAGGGTCAGAAGTATCAGAATCAGAAAcaacagcaacagcagcagcagctgGGGTCCACTGAAGAGGCCAAAACTATTTGGATCGGCGACCTACACCATTGGATGGATGAAACTTACCTCCACACCTGCTTTTCTCATACTTCTGAG GTCTCCTCAGCAAAGGTCATACGCAATAAGCAAACTGGTCAATCAGAGGGATATGGTTTTGTTGAGTTCTATTCTCATGAAACCGCTGAGAAAATTCTGCAGAGCTATAACGGTACAGTTATGCCAAATACAGAGCAGCCCTTCCGTCTAAACTGGGCAACCTTTAGCGCTGGTGATAAACGATCAGAGGCTGGATCTGATCTATCCATATTTGTAGGGGATTTGGCAACAGATGTAACTGATACTATATTGCAGGAAACCTTTGCTTCTAGATATCCATCTGTTAAAGGAGCAAAAGTGGTTTTTGATTCCAACACTGGTCGATCAAAAGGTTATGGTTTTGTTCGGTTTGGTGATGAAAATGAGAGGTCAAGGGCTATTACTGAAATGAACGGCATGTATTGTTCAAGTAGGCCAATGCGTGTAGGTGTTGCAACTCCCAAGAAATCATCTGGATACTCTTCACAAG CTGTGGTTTTGGCTGGTGGGCATGCATCAAATGGTGTTATCACCCAAGGCTCCCAATCTGATGGCGAGTCAACTAACACAACC ATATTTGTTGGAGGGCTAGACTCTGATGTCACTGATGAAGATCTTAGGCAGCCATTTTCTCAGTTCGGTGAGATTGTCTCTGTGAAAATACCAATTAAAAaaggatgtgggtttgtgcaaTTTGCTAACAG GAAGAATGCTGAGGATGCAATGCAAAGCTTGAATGGGGCAGTCATTGGCAAGCAAACAGTTCGTCTTTCTTGGGGCCGCAGTCCAGCAAGCAAGCAG TGGAGAGATCACAGTAACCAGTGGAATGGGACACATAATGGAGGCCAAGGCTATGGTGGGTATGGATATGCTGTGCCACAGACTCAGGGTCTAGGCATGTATGCTACAGCTGCTGTTCATGGAGCATCCTAA